From Rutidosis leptorrhynchoides isolate AG116_Rl617_1_P2 chromosome 3, CSIRO_AGI_Rlap_v1, whole genome shotgun sequence, a single genomic window includes:
- the LOC139900546 gene encoding F-box/FBD/LRR-repeat protein At1g13570-like, protein MVQVIPDTEILWKYKLVNAIFHVLLLHSGPTILKFKLDVNKLGMETEFDQIILFLSRRINVKWLESLELLCCNFEPPLTFNGFNKLRKIDFEDVRVTAEVLQNFLSSCPLLEEVFLIAHEEEYVDENFINPVTFFQCVPLIHTLHISKYYMKYMAAGGMPDKLPTSLHLKDVGLGVCLMDRDVISSALCIIRSSPNLEQLSFLMYDNEKFPIKESSIKFVDLQDDLSLTLDHLTYFGIISFSNNVFERECVKLIMAKSPVLTLVRIELEDKVSVDEELKILRDMIYRPFSCASPSAKLLIKRPKTSS, encoded by the exons ATGGTTCAAGTGATACCCGATACCGAAATTTTGTGGAAATATAAGCTTGTCAATGCGATATTCCATGTTTTGTTACTACACAGTGGTCCGACGATACTAAAGTTCAAGCTTGATGTCAACAAATTGGGCATGGAAACCGAGTTTGACCAGATCATACTTTTTCTTTCAAGGAGAATTAATGTGAAAT GGTTAGAATCTTTAGAGCTATTATGTTGTAATTTTGAACCTCCATTGACATTTAATGGATTTAATAAGTTGAGGAAGATTGACTTTGAAGATGTTCGGGTTACTGCTGAAGTGCTTCAAAATTTCCTCTCGAGTTGCCCACTACTTGAAGAAGTCTTTTTG ATTGCTCATGAAGAAGAATATGTAGATGAAAACTTCATTAATCCTGTAACGTTTTTCCAGTGTGtgcctttaattcatactttacaTATCTCAAAGTATTACATGAAG TACATGGCTGCAGGTGGTATGCCAGATAAGCTTCCGACTTCGCTTCACCTCAAAGATGTTGGTTTGGGTGTGTGCCTAATGGACCGAGATGTCATATCATCTGCCCTTTGCATAATCAGGAGCTCCCCAAATCTAGAGCAACTTTCTTTTCTG ATGTATGATAATGAGAAGTTTCCGATTAAGGAAAGTTCCATCAAGTTTGTTGATCTCCAAGACGACTTGAGTTTGACCTTAGATCATCTTACATATTTTGGAATAATAAGTTTTAGTAACAATGTGTTTGAGAGAGAATGTGTGAAACTCATCATGGCTAAGTCACCTGTACTAACGTTAGTACGAATTGAGCTTGAAGACAAAGTTTCTGTTGATGAAGAATTGAAGATTCTTAGAGATATGATTTACCGGCCATTTTCCTGTGCATCGCCTTCAGCAAAATTACTTATTAAACGCCCAAAAACCTCTTCATAA